One stretch of Lacrimispora sphenoides DNA includes these proteins:
- the tnpB gene encoding IS66 family insertion sequence element accessory protein TnpB (TnpB, as the term is used for proteins encoded by IS66 family insertion elements, is considered an accessory protein, since TnpC, encoded by a neighboring gene, is a DDE family transposase.), which yields MLGDISKAEHIYLACGYTDMRKSIDSLSAIVQQNFKLDPFSNSLFLFCGRKCNRIKALFWEGDGFVLLYKRLENGTFQWPRTQAEVRLISGQEFRWLMEGLSINQPKAVKKSYPEMII from the coding sequence ATGTTAGGCGACATTTCAAAGGCAGAACATATCTATCTTGCCTGCGGTTATACGGATATGCGCAAATCCATTGATAGCCTGTCCGCCATTGTACAACAGAACTTCAAACTTGATCCTTTTTCCAACAGCCTGTTTTTGTTCTGTGGCCGTAAATGCAACCGCATCAAAGCTCTCTTCTGGGAGGGCGATGGTTTTGTCTTACTTTATAAGAGACTTGAGAATGGAACTTTCCAGTGGCCCAGGACACAGGCTGAAGTGAGGCTAATATCGGGGCAGGAGTTCCGGTGGCTCATGGAAGGGCTGTCCATCAACCAACCAAAAGCAGTGAAAAAATCCTATCCAGAAATGATTATATAA
- the tnpC gene encoding IS66 family transposase, with product MAHNNQVENLENRIAELEKENLLLHEKVVFLTRKLYGRTTEQTSSLGLEGQMSLFDEAETSSDPKAAEPDLKDVASYRRRKHKGQKEELLKDLPHEKKLCTLAEEDRFCETCGTPLESVGEEFVRTEIEFIPAKVRVIDYYRETFECRKCRKEGKEYMEKSPMPYPVIQHSYASPGAVAWVIHQKYELAVPLYRQEKEWESLGVALSRATMSNWILTSYRDWLSPVVGLLHKKLLEQQYLHIDETPVQVMNEPNRKNTTDSYMWVYCSIKGFEQPIRQFVYQPGRSGKYPQEYLEGYHGFIHTDAYKGYEKVSGIIRCICWTHLRRYFVETLPKDVDSPEATIPAQAVKYINQLFEIEKKLEILSPVGRKEQRLLQEKPVLDAFWSWVKEISPKVLPSSKLGKAFQYANNQKDGLLNYLLDGNCSISNNLAENSIRPFTIGRKNWLFSGSPKGAEASAGIYTLIETAKANGLNPWKYIQFILSDIPGTAFLEYPEYLEEYMPWDPMVQKLCR from the coding sequence ATGGCGCATAACAATCAGGTTGAAAATCTCGAAAACCGCATCGCTGAGTTAGAAAAAGAAAACCTTCTTCTTCACGAAAAGGTTGTTTTTCTGACCAGAAAACTTTATGGCAGGACTACGGAGCAGACATCATCTCTTGGACTCGAGGGACAGATGTCTCTTTTTGATGAAGCTGAAACCTCCTCGGACCCGAAGGCGGCAGAGCCAGATTTGAAAGATGTTGCGTCTTATCGCCGCCGCAAACACAAAGGGCAAAAAGAAGAACTGTTGAAGGATCTCCCCCATGAAAAGAAACTTTGTACTCTTGCGGAAGAAGACCGCTTCTGCGAAACCTGCGGCACTCCACTTGAATCTGTTGGGGAGGAATTCGTCCGTACTGAAATTGAATTTATTCCTGCTAAAGTGCGTGTCATCGATTATTACCGTGAGACCTTTGAATGCAGAAAGTGCCGTAAGGAGGGAAAAGAATACATGGAGAAATCTCCAATGCCTTATCCGGTAATCCAACACTCTTATGCTTCCCCCGGAGCGGTTGCATGGGTCATTCATCAAAAGTATGAACTTGCTGTTCCTTTATACCGTCAGGAAAAGGAATGGGAAAGCCTCGGAGTAGCCTTAAGCCGTGCAACGATGTCAAACTGGATTCTTACCAGTTATCGGGACTGGCTTTCCCCGGTTGTTGGACTCCTTCATAAAAAACTATTAGAGCAGCAATACCTTCACATAGATGAAACACCCGTACAGGTCATGAATGAACCAAATCGAAAGAATACAACGGATTCTTATATGTGGGTATACTGCTCTATCAAAGGCTTTGAGCAGCCAATTCGCCAGTTCGTATATCAACCAGGGCGAAGCGGAAAATATCCTCAGGAATATCTGGAGGGATACCATGGATTCATTCATACCGATGCTTACAAAGGATATGAAAAAGTATCTGGTATTATCCGGTGCATCTGCTGGACCCATCTACGGAGATACTTTGTTGAAACTCTCCCCAAAGATGTAGACAGCCCAGAAGCAACCATTCCAGCTCAGGCAGTCAAATATATCAACCAACTTTTTGAGATTGAGAAAAAACTGGAAATCCTATCCCCCGTAGGGCGGAAAGAACAGCGTCTACTACAGGAAAAACCTGTACTGGATGCCTTTTGGTCATGGGTAAAAGAAATCTCACCTAAAGTACTTCCGAGTTCCAAACTGGGCAAAGCCTTTCAGTACGCGAATAACCAAAAAGATGGACTGTTGAATTATCTTCTTGATGGTAACTGCAGCATATCAAACAATCTGGCGGAGAACAGCATCCGGCCATTTACAATCGGCCGCAAGAACTGGCTGTTCTCAGGAAGTCCCAAAGGGGCAGAAGCAAGTGCAGGTATTTATACTTTAATTGAAACCGCCAAAGCCAATGGATTAAATCCATGGAAGTATATCCAATTCATTCTCAGCGATATTCCCGGAACTGCATTTCTTGAATATCCAGAATATCTGGAAGAATATATGCCATGGGATCCAATGGTTCAAAAACTTTGTCGCTAA
- a CDS encoding HEPN domain-containing protein, whose product MNDWPEFNLEDNEILKLEEFYELYKKIDKNKKIIDRMIDLWMTSRRTPSFDIKFILHVTILEMFINGNTKLSYRLSRSIAVLLGNSRENSKEIYNNVKKLYNARSRFLHDGEENKSKRQISWCIEKQTTSVYN is encoded by the coding sequence TTGAATGATTGGCCGGAGTTTAATTTAGAAGATAACGAAATATTAAAACTAGAAGAATTTTATGAACTATATAAGAAAATTGACAAAAATAAAAAGATAATTGATAGAATGATTGATTTGTGGATGACATCAAGAAGAACGCCTTCTTTTGATATAAAATTCATCTTGCATGTAACAATTTTAGAAATGTTTATTAATGGTAATACTAAATTAAGTTATAGATTATCAAGAAGTATTGCAGTATTGCTAGGAAATTCGAGGGAAAACTCTAAAGAGATATACAATAACGTGAAAAAATTATATAACGCTAGATCTAGGTTTCTTCATGATGGAGAAGAGAATAAAAGTAAGCGTCAAATAAGTTGGTGTATAGAAAAACAGACAACCTCTGTTTATAATTGA